One segment of Zymoseptoria tritici IPO323 chromosome 2, whole genome shotgun sequence DNA contains the following:
- a CDS encoding phosphatidylinositol synthase (Phosphatidylinositol synthase Lipid transport and metabolism), producing MEGTESDQTNENIFMFIPNLIGYFRIVLCLASLYFMPLHPRRCSFLYSISCLLDALDGIAARKFEQSTRFGAVLDMVTDRCTTTCLLVFLATAKPAYSIIFQGLISLDLASHYMHMYATLVMGGQDQSHKNVDAKRSWIMNLYYTNKTVLFIACAANELFFIALYLLCFSSPLVTPALAYPSGTIPIEPLQPTPSILFSNPFSAAAMEQARARKMDSMVPWILTVASSPIMLFKQGVNVVQLVKASKWLAEGDRRDRKRAGLPRPQTGTVQRKKEL from the exons ATGGAAGGCACAGAGAGCGACCAGACGAACGAGAACATCTTCATGTTCATTCCCAACCTGATCG GCTACTTCCGTATTGTCCTCTGCCTGGCATCACTATACTTCATGCCACTGCATCCACGACGTTGCAGCTTCCTCTACTCAATCTCCTGCTTACTCGATGCCCTCGATGGAATCGCGGCACGAAAGTTCGAACAGAGCACTCGCTTCGGTGCTGTGCTGGACATGGTCACCGATCGATGCACCACCACCTGCTTGCTCGTCTTCCTGGCGACCGCGAAGCCGGCGTACAGCATCATCTTTCAAGGATTGATCTCGTTGGATTTGGCCAGCCACTACATGCACATGTATGCTACGCTGGTGATGGGAGGACAAGATCAGAGTCACAAGAATGTTGATGCGAAGAGGAGTTGGATCATGAACCTATACTACACCAACAAG ACCGTGCTCTTCATCGCCTGCGCCGCGAATGAGCTCTTCTTCATTGCGCTATACCTGCTCTGCTTCAGCTCTCCACTCGTCACTCCAGCTCTGGCATACCCTTCGGGAACCATTCCGATCGAACCGCTCCAGCCAACACCATCAATCCTCTTCTCGAACCCGTTCAGCGCCGCAGCCATGGAACAAGCAcgagcgaggaagatggacTCAATGGTCCCATGGATCCTCACCGTGGCCAGCTCGCCAATTATGCTCTTCAAGCAGGGCGTCAACGTGGTGCAATTGGTCAAAGCCAGCAAGTGGTTGGCAGAAGGCGATCGCCGAGACCGCAAAAGGGCAGGACTACCCAGACCACAGACTGGCACCGtgcagaggaagaaggaacTCTAG